GCAAAAGACCTGTGAGAGTTTTGATGTCATCAAATGCCTCCCCATCCACTTTTCATATTTAATTCATGATAATCCCAACTTCTGCACATCATAAGATTCATTTTATCTGTTACTGTTACAGAGTGAATGGATATGTACATTTTGTGAAATCGGAGTATTCTTTACAAAGTGTCTGCCGAATTTTTGGATAATGAAGGATAGACAAAAAAGACAAGGAAATCCCAATGGATAATAAACGATTTGCCATCAATATTGATGATATTGAGGCGGCTCCTCATATCGGCAAAAAATTATCATTTTGACACAAAGACAGTAGTATAAGAGCAGGCATGAATAAACAAAGCATTTTAATATTAGATGATGAAGAAATAATCAGAGATCTATTAGAAGATTTACTGATTGAAAAATTCAATATAATGAAAACTGACTCTGGTTACAAAGCTCTTGAGATTTTGGATAATTATAAAATTGATCTAATACTTGTAGATATAAATATGCCCAGGATGAATGGACTTGAGTTCATAAACAAAGCTAGACAAATAGAACCAGATATTGCGTATATTATAATTTCCGGAAACAGGGATATTGATACTGCCATAGATGCTCTTCATTCGGGGGTGTGGGATTTTATTCAAAAACCTTTCAAGAATATCAATAATTTAAATAAAGTCATCCATGCCTCCCTGGAAAAAAGAAACCTGATACAGGAAAATCGCCGTTATAAAGAGAATCTTGAACAGATGGTCAAGATAAGAACCGGTGAGTTGGAAAAAAAGAATGAGGAACTCCTTCAGTCCAGAAATAGAATCATTGGGATTTTATCAAGAGCTGCCGAGTTTAAAGACTATGAAACTGGTCAGCACTTTATTAGAGTCTCTCAATACTCAGGAATCATTGCCTCAGGTTTAGAATTAAGCCAGTACAAGGTAGACTTAATACGTCATGCCGCTCCCGTTCATGATATCGGAAAAATCGGGATTCCAGAGAGTATTCTGTTAAAACAGGGGAAGTTGACAGATTCTGAATATAAAACAATGCAGAAGCACTGTGAATACGGAGAACAGATTCTAAAAAGTCGGTCTCTTGATAATCTTATCAGCCCTATGAACAATGTTCTCCATGGCGATTTCAACAATACAGATGACTTGCTGGCAACGGCCGCTTTAATAGCCAAATACCACCATGAACGGATCGATGGAAGCGGCTATCCTCTCGGTTTGACAGGAAAGCACATTCCCCTCGAAGCCAAGATTGTTGCTGTCTCTGATGTTTATGATGCCATAGGAAGCAACCGCTCCTATAAAAAAGCCTGGAGCGAAAGGGAGTGTCAGGAGCATATCATCAAAAACTCAGGAATCCATTTTGATCCGGATGTGGTGGATGCT
The sequence above is a segment of the Oceanispirochaeta sp. genome. Coding sequences within it:
- a CDS encoding HD domain-containing phosphohydrolase → MNKQSILILDDEEIIRDLLEDLLIEKFNIMKTDSGYKALEILDNYKIDLILVDINMPRMNGLEFINKARQIEPDIAYIIISGNRDIDTAIDALHSGVWDFIQKPFKNINNLNKVIHASLEKRNLIQENRRYKENLEQMVKIRTGELEKKNEELLQSRNRIIGILSRAAEFKDYETGQHFIRVSQYSGIIASGLELSQYKVDLIRHAAPVHDIGKIGIPESILLKQGKLTDSEYKTMQKHCEYGEQILKSRSLDNLISPMNNVLHGDFNNTDDLLATAALIAKYHHERIDGSGYPLGLTGKHIPLEAKIVAVSDVYDAIGSNRSYKKAWSERECQEHIIKNSGIHFDPDVVDAFISNIDQIQEIKNTLMDSQEFQMKII